The following nucleotide sequence is from Calidithermus timidus DSM 17022.
CGTTGCAGGCCCGCTTGGGGCTGGACAAGCCGCCCCTCGAGCGCTACGTGCTGTGGTACGCCGGAGCCCTGCGGGGCGACCTGGGCGAGTCCATCCGCTATAGCTCGCCTGTGAGGAGCGAGATCGCTCGAGGCCTGAGCGTGACCCTGCCGCTGGTGCTGGTCGCGCTGACGCTGGCCACTTTGATCAGCGTGCCGCTGGGTATCCTGGCCGCGCGCCGGGCGGGGAGCTGGCTGGACGTGGGCATCTCGGCGGGAGCCCTGCTGGGCATCGTGCTGCCCTCGTTTTGGGTGGGGCTGATGTTCATCTACTTGTTCATCGTGCAGCTCAAGCTGCCACTGCCCACCAACTTTCCCATCGAGGGCTGGCGCGATCCCCAGCGCGCGTTGCTGGCCCTGGTCCTGCCCATCCTCACCGTGACCCTTTCCCGCTCGGCCCTGCTGGTGCGCATGGTCCGCGGCAGCGTGCTGGAGGTGCTCTCGCAGGACTATGTGCGCACCGCACGCTCGAAGGGCCTCTCCGAGCGGGTGGTGCTCTACAAGCACGCCCTCAGGAACGCCGCCTTGCCGGTGGTGACGGTGCTGGGGCTCGAGTTCTCCCAACTCCTCATCGCCGCCGTGATTGTGGAGACGGTCTTCGGTCTGCCGGGGCTGGGCTCCTTGTCGCTCACGGCCATCAGCGCCCGCGATTTTCCCCTGGTGCAGGGCATCGTGGTGGTGCTGGCGGCCTTCATCGTGCTGGCCAACCTGATCGTGGACCTACTCTACGCCTACCTCGATCCGCGGGTGAGCTATGCGTGACCGATCGGCCAATGGCGTCTCCATAGGGGGCAAGAGCACCTGGCGGCGCCTGCCCCTGGCGGTGAAGATCGGTGGCCTCATCATCCTGCTGGTGCTCTTGGGCATGGTGACGGGCTGGCTCAACCCCACCGACCCCAACGCCACCGGCCCCAACCGGCTTTCCCCGCCCTCGCCCCAACACCCCCTGGGCACCGACCTGCTGGGCCGCGACCTGCTGGCGAGGGTGCTGGCGGGGGCCCAAAACGCCCTGTACGTGGGGGTAATCGCGGTGGGGATCGGGCTCTCGCTGGGGGTATTGCTGGGGATGCTGGCAGGCTACTTCGGCGGCTGGATCGACTCGCTGCTCTCCTTCGTGCTCGACAGCCTCTACGCCTTCCCGGCCCTCCTGCTGGCCTTGCTGTTCGCGGCGGTGTTCAACCCCGGAGCCACCAGTTCCATGGCGGCCATCGGCATCGCAGCGGTGCCGGCTTTTGCCCGGCTGGCCAGGGCCGGGGTGCTCTCGGTCAAGGCCCAGCCCTACGTCGAGGCTGCAAGGGCACTGGGGATGGGCTCGGCCCGCATCATCGTCCGCCACGTGCTGCCCAACATCCTCGGACCCCTGGTGGTGCAGGCCAGCCTGGCCTTCGCCGCCTCCATCCTGGCCGAGGCCGGGCTGTCCTACCTGGGCCTGGGCACCCAGCCCCCCACCGCGAGCTGGGGCCGCATGCTGCGCGAAGCCCAGAGCTACCAGGAACTCTCGGTCTTCCCGGTGCTGTGGCCGGGCCTGGCCATCGCCCTCACGGTGCTGGGCTTCAACCTGCTGGGCGACGGGTTGCGCGACTGGCTCGACCCCAGGCGGCAGAACCGCTAGAGGGGGCCCGTGGGGGACCTGGGGAGCCGTCAGCTATCAGCCGTCAGCCATAAGCAAAAGGCTCGAGGCCCGCGGCCTGTGGCTAGTGGTGAAAGGGACCCCACCCCGCCCCTCCCCGCGGGCGGGGAGGGGGTATCCCCTCTGCCCCCCTTGCTAAGGGGGGTGAAGAAGGGGTGTTTGGCGTTGGGCGTTTGGCTATCGGCTATCGACCATCGACCATCACCGCCCCACACACCCCCTTTAGCGTTAAGCTGGGTCGAACCAAAGGAGGAACTCGATGAATTACGCCGACATGTTTCGCCTCGAGGGCCAAGTTGCGCTGGTGGTGGGCGGGGGTTCGGGCATCGGGCAGGCTTCGGCTGAAGCCCTGGCGGCCCACGGTGCGCGGGTGGTCGTGGCCGATGCGCGGCTGGAGGGGGCCAGCCAGACCCTCGAGCGCATCCGGGCGGCGGGAGGAGAGGCCGAGGTCGCACACCTCGACATCCGCGACGGCGCGGCGGTGCGCGCGCTGGTGGGGGATATCGTCGCCCGCCATGGCCGGCTGGACACCGCCGTCTCCACTCCCAGCATCAACGTGCGTAAGCCCCTGCTCGAGTACACCGACGAGGAGTTCGAGCGGGTGGTTTCGCTCAACCTCAAGGGCACCTTCCACGTCCTGACCGAGGCGGGACGGGTCATGGCTAAGCAGGGCTCGGGCTCGCTGATCGCTTTTTCCTCCATCCGCTCGCTGGTGGTAGAGCCGGGGCAGGGCGTCTATGCGGCCACCAAGGCCGGAACTGTGCAACTGATCCGCACCCTGGCCGCCGAACTCGGCCCCCAGGGGGTGCGGGCCAACGCCATCGGCCCCGGCGTGATCGACACCCCCCTCACCGCCCCCATCAAGAACCAGCCCGAGTGGTACGCCGCCTACCGCGCCAAGAGCGTCTTCGGCCGCTGGGGCAGGCCCGAGGAGGTCGCCGGAGCGGTGGTGTTTTTGGCCTCGAGGGCCTCCTCCTACGTCACCGGCACCATCCTCTTCGTCGATGGTGGCTGGACGGCGGTGGACGGGCGCTTTACGCCGCCGCTGTGAGAAGAGCTATGGGCACCCGCTCACCACTTCCTGCGCCGCTGGGGCAAGAGCAAGAGGGCCACCCCGATCACCACGCACATGTCGGCTAGGTTGAAGATGGGGAAATCGCGGATGGGGGCGACGTTGGTGGTCATGTCGATGTAGTCCACCACCGAGCCGCGGCCGATGCGGTCGATGGCGTTGCCCCAGGCCCCGGCTGCGATCATCGAGAGGGCCACCGTCTGCACGCGAGAGAGGCGAGGGTTGCGGTAGAGGTAGTACAGGATTCCGAACCCCACGGCTACGCTGATGTAGGAGAGCCACTGGGCCCCACCCGTGAACAGCCCGAAAGCAGCCCCCGTGTTGTAGACCAACGTGAAGTCGAGCAGGCCGGGGATGGCGCTTTTGGAGCCCGAGCTAAGGTGCTGGATCGCGGCCAGCTTGAACACCTGGTCGAGCGCAAGCAGGAACGGGACGATGAACAACGGCATGGCGGGAGTCTATTCGAGCGGGCATGAGCTTGCAAGGAGGAGTTCTCACCGCCCACAGCCGCCCCTTGCTATAGGCGGTATGCGTTTAAACGAGCCCTCTGGAGCGCAGCCACTCCAGGCTCACCCGCGCGCTCTCCAGCGGCCTGGGGCTCTCGTCCTGCTCGACGAGCAGCCAGCGCACCCCGCTCGCCTGCGCGGCCCGCACGGCGGCCTCGACCGGCACCTCGCCCCGCCCGAGCTCGACCGTCCGGCGCCCCTCGTGGTCCTTGAGGTGCACCAGGGGCAGGCGGCCCGCGTACTTGCGCACGTAGGTGGCCGGGTCCTGGCCCCCGGCGTGGGCCCAGGCGACGTCGAGCTCGGCCTCGAGGCTGGGCGCGGCGGCGAAGAGGGCGTCGAAGGCGGGCCGTCCCCCCACCTTCTCCTCGAACTCGAACTCGTGGTTGTGGTAGACCAGCCGGAGCCCCGCCGCCCGGCAGGCCTTGCCCAGCCGCTCGAGCCGCCCGAACAGCTCGCGCCACTTCGCCTCGCTGCCGCGCAGCCCCGCGTCGAGCCAGGGGCACACCAGGTAGGGCGTGCCCAGGGCGCGGGCCAGCGCGACCTGGCCGTCGAGGCCCTGCTCGAGCTGCTCCAGCGGGACGTGCAGCCCGGCCACCTCGAGGCCCAGCCCGTCCAGGAAGCGCCTGAGCTCGCCGGGGTTGAGCCCGCCGTAGACCCCGGCGAACTCCACCCCCTTGTAGCCCATCGCCGCGACCTGCTCGAGGGTCTCCTTGAAGCGGTCGCCCAGCAGGTCGCGCAGGGTGTAGAGCTGGAGCCCGACCCTGGGGCGCGGGGTGTTCTGGGCCCGGCCCAGGCCCTTCGCGGCCAGCGCCGTCGCGGCCACGCCCTGCAGGAATCGCCGTCGGTTCATCGGCCTCATGCCCCCTCAGTCATACCGGCCCGCCGCATGAGGTGCTAGATGACCCGGCGGTTCCAGTTGGCGAGCAGCAGGCTCGAGGCCAGCAGCGCCCCGGCCAGCAGGCACAACAGCGCCGTGACCTCGCTGCGCTGGGGTTTCCACGCCGTCTGGCGCTGCAACTCACGATAGACCTCGAGCAGCCGCTCGGCGGAATCTACGGCGAAATAGCGCCCCCCCGTGACGTCGGCGATGCCCCGCAACTCGGCCTCGTCGAACCCGGCGAAGGGCACGTTGGGGTCGGAGCTGTTCACTGACCCCACCCCGATGGTGTGGACCACGACGCCCAGCTTGGCGGCCTCCCGCGCGGCCTCCTCGGGCTCGATCCCGGTGCGGTTCTGCCCGTCGGAGAGCAGGATCACCGTGGCCGAGCCCAGCACCTTGCCGTCCTCGCCCAGCGGGAAGGCCCGGACGCTCTCCATCAGCCCCTCCCCGATGGCGGTGTTGGGGCGGCGCTCGAGGTAGCCGATCTGCTCGAGCACCTCGGCGTGGTTGCCGGTGAGGGGCGCGTTGAGGACGGCGTACCCCGCGAAGCTCACCAGCCCCACCTTGATCCCCTCGGGCAGCCGCTCCACGAAGTCCTTGGCGGCGGCCTTGGCCGCTTCCAGGCGGCTGGGGGCGATGTCGGTGGCCCGCATGGAGCCGCTTACATCGATGCTGAGCACGATCCCGGCGCTCTGGTCGGGGAGGGGGATCGTGGCCTGGGGCCGGGCCAGGGCCAGCAGGCTCAGGAGCAGGGCGAGCCCGTAGAGCCCCAGTGGCAGGTAGCGCCCGGGATTGCGGCTGTGTGCCGTGGCCTGCCGCCAGCGCTCGAGACCCGGCAGCAGACCGTACCCTTCGCGGGCTTTCCGGCGCACCACCCGCCAGTAGAGCCACGCCAGCAGCGGCAACAGCAACAGAGCCACCAGGAGGTGGGGGGCCTGGAAGGTCATGGACGTAGGGTAGAGCAGGGCTTCCCTCTCATGTTGGGGCGCTGTCACGCTTTGGGGGTGAGGGGTTCCGGGCTTCGGGTGACGGGGGCTCGTGCTCACCCCTTCTCCGCCGGTTCTAGCGTTTTGCGCCCGGCGTACAACTGTGCGCCTGAGCAGTAGCCCCCTCGCTCATCAGCGCCTCGGCCCTGTCCACCACGTATTCCGCAAAGGGCATGGCCGCGGTGAAGGCGGGGGAGATGGCGTTGAGCACGTGCAGCCCTTCGGCGTTGCCCTCGAGCTTGAAGTCCATCACCAGCTTCTTGGCCCGGTGGTCGTAGAGCTGGGCCCGGATGCCGGGGCGGCCCCAGGTGCGGAAGTTCTCGGGGCGGGTGCCCTCGAGCATCTGGGCGGCCTGGCCTACCAGGTAGCGCTGGGAGTACTTGCGCAGCTCCTCGAAGGCCAGCCGCCGGAAGTCGAAGTCGTTGCGCAGGAACAGCATGGCCTCGTCGCGCAGCACCCCTAACGCTTCTACGAGGTTGAAGCCCCCCAGGCCGCTGTAGTTCTCGCGCCAGAAGGCGGGGATGGCGGTGGGCCCGATCTTGGCCTTGCCGTCTACGGTGACGGTGAAGTGCACGCCCAAGAAGGTGTTGCGCAGGTCGGGGACGGGGTAGATGTGGCGCTTGAGGCTGCCCTTGGGCTCCGAGCCGTAGAGGTAGAGGCCCTTGAAGGGCAGGATGCGGTAGTCAAGCCCGATGCCGAAGTCGTGGGCCACTCGGTCGGCGTGTAGCCCGGCGGCGTTGATCACGTAGCCCGCCTCGATGTCGCCCTGTGGCGTGCGCACGGCCTTGCCCCGGCGGCCCAGGTAGGGGTTGGAGAGCCAAAACTCGATACCCTGGGCGCGGGCCTCGGCCACCAGCGCCTTCATGCACTCGAGGGGATCGACGGTGGCGGTGTTGGGCGACCACAGGG
It contains:
- a CDS encoding SDR family NAD(P)-dependent oxidoreductase, producing the protein MNYADMFRLEGQVALVVGGGSGIGQASAEALAAHGARVVVADARLEGASQTLERIRAAGGEAEVAHLDIRDGAAVRALVGDIVARHGRLDTAVSTPSINVRKPLLEYTDEEFERVVSLNLKGTFHVLTEAGRVMAKQGSGSLIAFSSIRSLVVEPGQGVYAATKAGTVQLIRTLAAELGPQGVRANAIGPGVIDTPLTAPIKNQPEWYAAYRAKSVFGRWGRPEEVAGAVVFLASRASSYVTGTILFVDGGWTAVDGRFTPPL
- a CDS encoding vWA domain-containing protein, with the translated sequence MTFQAPHLLVALLLLPLLAWLYWRVVRRKAREGYGLLPGLERWRQATAHSRNPGRYLPLGLYGLALLLSLLALARPQATIPLPDQSAGIVLSIDVSGSMRATDIAPSRLEAAKAAAKDFVERLPEGIKVGLVSFAGYAVLNAPLTGNHAEVLEQIGYLERRPNTAIGEGLMESVRAFPLGEDGKVLGSATVILLSDGQNRTGIEPEEAAREAAKLGVVVHTIGVGSVNSSDPNVPFAGFDEAELRGIADVTGGRYFAVDSAERLLEVYRELQRQTAWKPQRSEVTALLCLLAGALLASSLLLANWNRRVI
- a CDS encoding ABC transporter permease — protein: MRDRSANGVSIGGKSTWRRLPLAVKIGGLIILLVLLGMVTGWLNPTDPNATGPNRLSPPSPQHPLGTDLLGRDLLARVLAGAQNALYVGVIAVGIGLSLGVLLGMLAGYFGGWIDSLLSFVLDSLYAFPALLLALLFAAVFNPGATSSMAAIGIAAVPAFARLARAGVLSVKAQPYVEAARALGMGSARIIVRHVLPNILGPLVVQASLAFAASILAEAGLSYLGLGTQPPTASWGRMLREAQSYQELSVFPVLWPGLAIALTVLGFNLLGDGLRDWLDPRRQNR
- a CDS encoding ABC transporter permease — translated: MWPYLVRRCVVALATLWLASSLVFLALLVIPGDPASIILGFGADPERVAALQARLGLDKPPLERYVLWYAGALRGDLGESIRYSSPVRSEIARGLSVTLPLVLVALTLATLISVPLGILAARRAGSWLDVGISAGALLGIVLPSFWVGLMFIYLFIVQLKLPLPTNFPIEGWRDPQRALLALVLPILTVTLSRSALLVRMVRGSVLEVLSQDYVRTARSKGLSERVVLYKHALRNAALPVVTVLGLEFSQLLIAAVIVETVFGLPGLGSLSLTAISARDFPLVQGIVVVLAAFIVLANLIVDLLYAYLDPRVSYA
- the lspA gene encoding signal peptidase II, producing MPLFIVPFLLALDQVFKLAAIQHLSSGSKSAIPGLLDFTLVYNTGAAFGLFTGGAQWLSYISVAVGFGILYYLYRNPRLSRVQTVALSMIAAGAWGNAIDRIGRGSVVDYIDMTTNVAPIRDFPIFNLADMCVVIGVALLLLPQRRRKW
- a CDS encoding NAD(P)/FAD-dependent oxidoreductase — protein: MKTVDFLIIGGGVVGTSVALELRRRHPKASITVLEKEKDIAAHGSGRNSGVLHAGFYYTADSLKARFTRLGNERWKAFVKERGLSINECGKLVVAKQEGELEGLRELKRRGDLNGVETYLIGEREAKELEPRVKTTQLALWSPNTATVDPLECMKALVAEARAQGIEFWLSNPYLGRRGKAVRTPQGDIEAGYVINAAGLHADRVAHDFGIGLDYRILPFKGLYLYGSEPKGSLKRHIYPVPDLRNTFLGVHFTVTVDGKAKIGPTAIPAFWRENYSGLGGFNLVEALGVLRDEAMLFLRNDFDFRRLAFEELRKYSQRYLVGQAAQMLEGTRPENFRTWGRPGIRAQLYDHRAKKLVMDFKLEGNAEGLHVLNAISPAFTAAMPFAEYVVDRAEALMSEGATAQAHSCTPGAKR
- a CDS encoding sugar phosphate isomerase/epimerase family protein, yielding MNRRRFLQGVAATALAAKGLGRAQNTPRPRVGLQLYTLRDLLGDRFKETLEQVAAMGYKGVEFAGVYGGLNPGELRRFLDGLGLEVAGLHVPLEQLEQGLDGQVALARALGTPYLVCPWLDAGLRGSEAKWRELFGRLERLGKACRAAGLRLVYHNHEFEFEEKVGGRPAFDALFAAAPSLEAELDVAWAHAGGQDPATYVRKYAGRLPLVHLKDHEGRRTVELGRGEVPVEAAVRAAQASGVRWLLVEQDESPRPLESARVSLEWLRSRGLV